A genomic stretch from Capricornis sumatraensis isolate serow.1 chromosome 4, serow.2, whole genome shotgun sequence includes:
- the MCM5 gene encoding DNA replication licensing factor MCM5 yields MSGFDDPGIFYSDSFGGDNAADEGQARKSQLQRRFKEFLRQYRVGTDRTGFTFKYRDELKRHYNLGEYWIEVEMEDLASFDEELADYLYKQPAEHLQLLEEAAKEVADEVTRPRPAGDEVLQDIQVMLKSDASPSSIRSLKSDTMSHLVKIPGIVIAASGVRAKATRISIQCRSCRSTLTNIAMRPGLEGYALPRKCNTDQAGRPKCPLDPYFIMPDKCKCVDFQTLKLQELPDAVPHGEMPRHMQLYCDRYLCDKVVPGNRVTIMGIYSIKKFGLTSNRGRDRVGVGIRSAYIRVLGIQVDTDGSGRTFAGAMTPQEEEEFRRLAALPNVYELISKSIAPSIFGGTDMKKAIACLLFGGSRKRLPDGLTRRGDINLLMLGDPGTAKSQLLKFVEKCSPIGVYTSGKGSSAAGLTASVIRDPSSRNFIMEGGAMVLADGGVVCIDEFDKMREDDRVAIHEAMEQQTISIAKAGITTTLNSRCSVLAAANSVFGRWDETKGEDNIDFMPTILSRFDMIFIVKDEHNEERDVMLAKHVITLHVSALTQAQAVEGEIDLAKLKKFIAYCRTKCGPRLSAEAAEKLKNRYIIMRSGARQHERDSDRRSSIPITVRQLEAIVRIAEALSKMKLQPFATEADVEEALRLFQVSTLDAALSGTLSGVEGFTSQEDQELLSRIEKQLKRRFAIGSQVSEHSIIQDFTKQKYPEHAIHKVLQLMLRRGEIQHRMQRKVLYRLK; encoded by the exons ATGTCGGGCTTCGACGACCCCGGCATTTTCTACAGTGACAGCTTCGGGGGCGACAACGCGGCCGATGAGGGGCAGGCCCGCAAATCGCAGCTGCAGAGGCGCTTCAAGGAGTTCCTGCGGCAGTACCGGGTGGGCACCGACCGCACCGGCTTCACTTTCAAGTACAG GGATGAACTCAAGCGGCATTATAACCTGGGGGAGTACTGGATCGAGGTGGAGATGGAGGACCTGGCCAGCTTCGACGAGGAGCTGGCTGACTACTTGTACAAGCAGCCAGCTGAACACTTGCAGCTG CTGGAGGAAGCTGCCAAGGAGGTGGCTGATGAGGTGACCCGGCCGCGGCCTGCTGGTGACGAGGTACTCCAGGACATCCAGGTCATGCTCAAGTCGGACGCCAGCCCGTCTAGCATCCGTAGCCTGAAG TCGGACACAATGTCCCACCTGGTGAAGATCCCGGGCATCGTGATCGCGGCCTCGGGAGTCCGCGCCAAGGCCACCCGCATCTCCATCCAGTGTCGCAGCTGCCGCAGCACGCTTACCAACATTGCCATGCGCCCTGGCCTGGAGGGCTACGCCCTGCCCCGGAAGTGCAACAC GGATCAGGCTGGGCGCCCCAAGTGTCCACTGGACCCGTACTTCATCATGCCGGACAAATGCAAGTGCGTGGACTTCCAGACCCTGAAGCTGCAGGAGCTGCCGGACGCCGTGCCACATGGGGAGATGCCCCGGCATATGCAGCTCTACTGTGACCG GTACCTGTGTGACAAGGTCGTCCCTGGGAACAGGGTCACCATCATGGGCATCTACTCCATCAAGAAGTTTGGCCTGACCTCCAACAGGGGCCGTGACAGAGTGGGCGTGGGCATCCGGAGCGCCTACATCCGGGTCCTGGGCATCCAGGTGGACACAGATGGCTCCG GCCGCACCTTTGCTGGTGCCATGACCccgcaggaggaggaggagttccGGCGGCTGGCCGCCCTCCCCAACGTCTACGAGCTCATCTCCAAGAGCATTGCTCCCTCCATCTTCGGGGGCACCGACATGAAGAAGGCCATCGCCTGCCTGCTCTTCGGGGGCTCCCGAAAGAG GCTCCCAGATGGCCTCACTCGCCGAGGAGACATCAACCTGTTGATGCTGGGGGACCCGGGGACGGCCAAGTCCCAGCTGTTGAAGTTCGTGGAGAAGTGCTCACCCATTGGG GTGTACACGTCTGGGAAAGGCAGCAGCGCGGCTGGCCTGACAGCCTCAGTGATCAGGGACCCCTCGTCCCGGAACTTCATCATGGAGGGCGGGGCCATGGTCCTGGCCGACGGAGGGGTTGTCTGTATTGATGAGTTTGACAAG ATGCGAGAGGACGACCGTGTGGCAATCCACGAGGCCATGGAGCAGCAGACCATCTCTATCGCCAAG GCTGGCATCACCACCACCCTCAACTCCCGCTGCTCCGTCCTGGCTGCTGCGAACTCGGTGTTCGGCCGCTGGGATGAGACCAAGGGGGAGGACAACATCGACTTCATGCCCACCATCCTGTCCCGCTTCGACATGATCTTCATCGTCAAGGATGAGCACAATGAGGAGAGGGATGTG ATGCTGGCTAAACACGTCATCACGCTGCACGTTAGCGCACTGACACAGGCCCAGGCCGTGGAGGGCGAGATTGACCTGGCCAAGCTGAAGAAGTTCATCGCCTACTGCCGCAC GAAGTGTGGCCCCCGGCTGTCAGCAGAGGCTGCAGAGAAGCTGAAGAATCGGTATATCATCATGCGGAGCGGGGCCCGTCAGCACGAGAGGGACAGCGACCGGCGCTCCAGTATCCCCATCACCGTCCG GCAGCTGGAGGCCATCGTGCGCATCGCCGAGGCCCTCAGCAAGATGAAGCTGCAGCCCTTCGCCACAGAGGCAGACGTGGAGGAGGCGCTGAGGCTCTTCCAGGTGTCCACGCTGGACGCCGCCTTGTCTGGCACCCTGTCAG GGGTGGAAGGCTTCACCAGCCAGGAGGACCAGGAGCTGCTGAGCCGCATCGAGAAGCAGCTCAAGCGCCGATTCGCCATTGGCTCCCAGGTGTCTGAGCACAGCATCATCCAGGACTTCACCAAGCAG AAATACCCGGAGCACGCCATCCATAAGGTCCTGCAGCTCATGCTGCGGCGGGGCGAGATCCAGCACCGCATGCAGCGCAAGGTCCTCTACCGCCTCAAGTGA